From the Leifsonia sp. AG29 genome, one window contains:
- a CDS encoding SDR family NAD(P)-dependent oxidoreductase yields the protein MSTPSTDTRSSRLAGKVCVVTGGGSGIGAAVVRRFRAEGAAVVSFDVADGVASGADEADLVVRCDVTDEDQVVAAYDAVIETFGMVNAVVANAGIGDEVPLTEMSLARWNRLIGVNLTGAFITAKHAIPRMPPGGSLIFHASMSGLVATANEPGYCASKAGVIGLARAIAVDYAPRRIRSNAVCPGVVDTPMTIRQFENAPQFRDLVEQQHPLGRFADPREVAAATAFLASDDSSFMTGAVLTVDGGYTAR from the coding sequence ATGAGCACCCCGAGCACTGACACGCGCTCGTCTCGGCTCGCGGGCAAGGTCTGCGTCGTCACCGGAGGCGGCTCCGGGATCGGCGCGGCGGTCGTGAGACGGTTTCGAGCCGAAGGAGCGGCCGTCGTGTCGTTCGATGTCGCGGACGGTGTCGCCTCCGGGGCCGATGAGGCAGACCTGGTCGTGCGGTGCGATGTCACGGACGAGGACCAGGTGGTCGCGGCTTACGACGCGGTGATCGAGACGTTCGGGATGGTGAACGCGGTCGTGGCCAACGCCGGGATCGGCGACGAGGTGCCGCTCACCGAGATGTCGTTGGCGCGCTGGAATCGCCTGATCGGCGTCAACCTGACCGGCGCATTCATCACCGCGAAGCACGCCATACCGCGGATGCCACCGGGAGGATCGCTGATCTTCCATGCATCGATGTCCGGGCTCGTCGCAACCGCGAACGAGCCGGGCTATTGTGCGAGCAAAGCCGGAGTCATCGGACTCGCTCGTGCGATCGCCGTGGACTACGCACCGAGGCGCATCCGTTCGAACGCCGTGTGCCCCGGAGTGGTCGACACGCCGATGACGATCCGCCAGTTCGAGAATGCGCCGCAGTTCCGAGACCTGGTCGAGCAGCAGCATCCGCTCGGACGGTTCGCCGACCCCCGAGAGGTTGCCGCGGCCACCGCTTTCCTTGCCTCCGACGATTCCAGCTTCATGACCGGGGCCGTGCTGACCGTCGATGGCGGGTACACGGCCCGGTGA
- a CDS encoding carbohydrate ABC transporter permease: MTIAASRTGARLGRAVAMVGLIGMFALYAVPMAYVLISSVKSNVDITNSPLSLVFQPTLSGYLSILTPALGSALWNSAVITVLATASTLICAVPLAYVLARVSGRWTGIVIGVLIALQMVPGSIAVIPLYSLLPALGLIGTLLGVALSIAAATLPYAVLLLRPFYLAVPREVEEAAQVDGAGPLRSFFSVTLPLVRNGVLVVTILVFIGAWGEFLFAISFLSSASQYPLSVLLVQQQGQYGTDYNALMALSIIGSLPTLLLFIFAARRLTSGLALGAGK; this comes from the coding sequence ATGACCATTGCAGCCAGCCGCACTGGAGCACGCCTCGGACGAGCCGTCGCAATGGTGGGCCTCATCGGTATGTTCGCGCTTTACGCGGTCCCGATGGCGTACGTCCTCATTTCGTCCGTCAAGTCCAATGTGGACATCACGAACTCTCCGCTTTCCCTGGTATTTCAACCCACACTGTCCGGATACCTATCGATCCTGACCCCGGCGTTAGGTTCCGCGCTGTGGAACTCCGCCGTCATCACCGTTCTGGCCACGGCGAGCACGCTGATCTGCGCGGTGCCGCTGGCGTACGTTCTCGCACGGGTTTCCGGTCGATGGACGGGAATCGTCATCGGTGTCCTGATCGCGCTGCAGATGGTTCCCGGGTCGATCGCGGTAATCCCGCTCTACAGCCTGCTGCCCGCGTTGGGGCTGATCGGCACACTGCTGGGAGTGGCGCTGTCGATCGCGGCGGCTACGCTGCCGTACGCGGTCCTGCTCCTGAGACCGTTCTATCTGGCCGTTCCGCGGGAGGTGGAAGAAGCCGCCCAGGTCGACGGCGCCGGTCCGCTTCGATCCTTCTTCTCCGTCACACTGCCGTTGGTGCGCAATGGCGTTCTGGTGGTGACGATCCTCGTCTTCATCGGGGCCTGGGGGGAGTTCTTGTTCGCCATTTCGTTCCTGAGCAGTGCCAGCCAGTACCCGCTGAGCGTTCTCCTCGTACAGCAGCAGGGTCAGTACGGGACCGACTACAACGCACTCATGGCCTTGTCGATCATCGGGTCGCTGCCCACTCTGTTGCTGTTCATCTTCGCCGCGCGTCGCCTGACGAGCGGACTAGCCCTCGGAGCCGGGAAATGA
- a CDS encoding carbohydrate ABC transporter permease, with product MAFSDVGVQNLLGSWPLNGVDNFVSVFADPAFRTVVLQTLAFVALVMVATLVLGFLAAMLLRGASRVNSAVQTTMIFVWALPPVVVGSLWKFLLSSSGPVNSVLLDLGLVKAPIPFLGQPSTALFCIGLVTVWVGIPFAALVLKSAILDIPLEVWDAARVDGAGLLQTVWYVVLPAIRPTLYILGVLSVVGAFRGFDFIYVMTFGGPGSSSSTIPFFGYLTAFRDYQFGHAAAISVVAMVIVLGLAIAYIAAVRKEDR from the coding sequence ATGGCGTTCAGCGACGTCGGCGTACAGAACCTTCTGGGCAGCTGGCCGCTGAACGGCGTCGACAATTTTGTTAGCGTCTTCGCCGACCCGGCCTTCCGCACCGTGGTCTTGCAGACGTTGGCTTTCGTGGCGCTCGTCATGGTTGCCACGCTGGTACTCGGCTTCTTGGCGGCGATGCTGCTCCGGGGAGCGAGTCGCGTCAACTCCGCCGTGCAGACGACCATGATCTTCGTCTGGGCGTTGCCGCCTGTTGTCGTCGGCAGTTTGTGGAAGTTCCTCCTGTCGAGCTCCGGTCCGGTCAATTCCGTTCTGCTGGATCTCGGACTGGTCAAGGCCCCCATCCCGTTCCTCGGTCAGCCCTCCACGGCGTTGTTCTGCATCGGCTTGGTCACCGTCTGGGTGGGCATCCCTTTCGCGGCGCTTGTGCTCAAATCAGCGATCCTCGACATCCCTCTCGAGGTCTGGGACGCCGCACGGGTCGATGGCGCAGGCCTACTGCAGACCGTCTGGTACGTGGTCCTCCCGGCAATCCGGCCGACTCTGTACATCCTCGGCGTCTTGAGCGTGGTCGGGGCGTTCCGTGGTTTCGACTTCATCTACGTGATGACCTTCGGTGGCCCCGGCTCATCGAGTTCTACGATCCCGTTCTTCGGTTACCTGACGGCGTTCCGGGATTACCAATTCGGCCATGCTGCCGCGATTTCCGTGGTCGCAATGGTCATCGTGCTCGGCCTGGCGATCGCCTACATCGCCGCTGTGCGGAAAGAGGACAGGTGA
- a CDS encoding FadR/GntR family transcriptional regulator — MTAPNLGQTLGAPPRKSDILDDLQGQILEGALYPGQQLPSERELCQRYGVSRPVIREVLASMAEGGFIAVVPGRGSYVRPPAPDELSRPMARAAARAGTTARDLVAARVALECASVELAAMADESAVGAIEEALRRHNASVSLEAQARTDLEFHQAITAASGNPVLLLMFGAISEQIYQLMLRSHSDGRVHEVGDPLHETIVEAIKNRDPQHAALVMKQHLLLALELYGDDLDRSLFDVLTARGLPRPAGA; from the coding sequence ATGACGGCACCGAACCTCGGGCAAACGCTTGGAGCGCCTCCCCGTAAGTCCGACATTCTTGACGACTTGCAGGGGCAGATCCTTGAAGGTGCGCTCTATCCTGGTCAGCAGCTCCCGTCCGAACGGGAGTTGTGTCAGCGTTACGGGGTCAGTCGCCCGGTCATTCGCGAGGTGCTCGCGAGCATGGCCGAGGGCGGCTTCATCGCCGTGGTGCCCGGTCGGGGGTCCTACGTGCGTCCGCCCGCCCCTGACGAGTTGTCTCGGCCGATGGCGCGCGCCGCTGCGCGAGCGGGCACGACCGCTCGCGATCTGGTGGCGGCGCGTGTTGCGTTGGAGTGCGCCAGCGTCGAGCTGGCCGCGATGGCCGATGAGTCCGCTGTGGGAGCGATCGAGGAAGCGTTGCGCCGCCACAATGCTTCTGTGTCCTTGGAGGCCCAGGCGCGCACGGACCTGGAGTTTCATCAAGCGATCACGGCGGCGTCCGGCAATCCGGTTCTGTTGCTGATGTTCGGTGCCATCAGCGAACAGATCTACCAATTGATGCTTCGCAGCCACAGTGATGGCAGGGTGCATGAGGTCGGCGATCCTCTCCACGAGACCATCGTCGAGGCGATCAAGAACCGGGATCCGCAGCATGCGGCGCTCGTCATGAAACAGCACCTCCTGCTAGCCCTGGAGTTGTACGGCGACGATCTCGATCGAAGCCTCTTCGACGTGTTGACCGCCCGGGGTCTCCCGAGACCGGCGGGTGCTTAG
- a CDS encoding bifunctional 4-hydroxy-2-oxoglutarate aldolase/2-dehydro-3-deoxy-phosphogluconate aldolase, producing the protein MVNSTPRRLPSPPTTISGLVPLAILEGSGDGRRLADVLTSTGIGLVEVALRTRGAADAAAELIAHGGLSVGLGTVIVAEQVQLADSLNASFVVSPGFVGEVADASIDIQMPYIPGVATPTEGITARAAGFDLLKVYPVHALGGLALIEALSAVLPHARFMPSGGVSSTTAADYLAHPAVAAVSGSWMIPKQLIVDQNWSGIARLCRDAQELARAAGEVRA; encoded by the coding sequence ATGGTGAACTCTACCCCGAGGCGCCTGCCCTCTCCCCCGACCACCATTTCGGGCCTGGTTCCTCTCGCGATACTCGAAGGATCGGGGGACGGTCGACGACTCGCTGATGTCCTCACGAGCACCGGGATCGGCCTGGTCGAGGTAGCCCTCCGCACCCGTGGTGCGGCGGACGCGGCAGCGGAGCTGATCGCACACGGCGGCCTCTCTGTGGGGCTGGGCACCGTGATCGTCGCCGAACAGGTGCAGCTGGCCGACTCTCTCAACGCCTCCTTCGTCGTGAGTCCCGGCTTCGTAGGGGAGGTCGCCGATGCGAGTATCGACATTCAAATGCCCTATATTCCAGGCGTTGCAACACCGACGGAAGGCATCACGGCTCGAGCTGCGGGTTTCGATCTGCTCAAGGTGTATCCGGTACACGCACTGGGCGGGCTCGCCCTCATCGAGGCGCTTTCCGCCGTCCTCCCTCACGCTCGCTTCATGCCATCGGGCGGCGTCTCATCGACGACGGCAGCCGACTACCTCGCCCACCCGGCCGTGGCCGCAGTCAGCGGGAGCTGGATGATTCCCAAGCAATTGATCGTCGACCAGAACTGGTCGGGGATCGCGCGCCTCTGCCGAGACGCGCAAGAACTCGCCCGGGCAGCGGGAGAGGTGCGAGCGTGA
- a CDS encoding SDR family NAD(P)-dependent oxidoreductase, whose translation MTGLDLKGQRVLLTGGLGALGWQAAETLTAGGARVVINDVVAEVTVQRDLEAVAGYVEGDAAHEGHAEAILHEATRLFGALPTVVCLHAGIVTSSPILEYSLEQVEEVWRANTLAAFALAQVACRAWIDAGQQGNLVFTTSWVQDIPWPGIAAYSASKAAMKSIARSFARELAGQGIRANLIAPGIVGAGMALHQWETEPDYRARARKAVPLGHLQTPQSFAEALAFLVSDSSAYMTGATLLVDGGASLYPMDEEDHQ comes from the coding sequence ATGACGGGTCTCGATCTGAAGGGCCAGAGGGTACTGCTCACTGGAGGTCTCGGTGCGCTCGGGTGGCAAGCGGCGGAGACATTGACCGCAGGAGGGGCGCGCGTCGTTATCAACGACGTCGTCGCGGAGGTGACCGTTCAGCGCGATCTCGAGGCCGTCGCGGGGTACGTCGAGGGTGATGCCGCCCACGAAGGGCATGCCGAAGCAATCCTGCATGAAGCGACGCGCTTGTTCGGAGCTCTCCCCACTGTGGTCTGCCTGCACGCTGGCATTGTGACGTCGTCGCCCATCCTCGAGTACTCGCTCGAGCAGGTCGAGGAGGTCTGGCGTGCCAACACCCTGGCTGCATTCGCGTTGGCGCAGGTGGCCTGTCGGGCGTGGATCGATGCAGGACAGCAAGGCAACTTAGTCTTCACCACCTCGTGGGTCCAAGACATCCCGTGGCCGGGCATCGCCGCCTACTCCGCCTCGAAAGCAGCGATGAAGTCCATCGCCCGATCGTTTGCCCGCGAACTGGCCGGACAAGGAATCCGCGCCAATCTGATCGCTCCCGGGATCGTCGGCGCCGGCATGGCTTTGCACCAGTGGGAGACAGAGCCGGATTATCGTGCGCGCGCGCGAAAGGCAGTCCCTCTCGGACACCTGCAGACACCGCAGTCGTTCGCCGAGGCGCTCGCCTTTCTCGTTAGTGACTCGTCCGCCTACATGACGGGCGCGACCCTGCTCGTCGATGGCGGAGCAAGTTTGTATCCCATGGATGAGGAGGACCACCAATGA
- the manD gene encoding D-mannonate dehydratase ManD, producing MIITDADVHVTGRGRNFVTLVVRTDAGVIGLGDATVNGRELAAASYLRDHVVPLLVGRDAFTIEDTWQYLYRGAYWRRGPITMAAIAAVDVALWDIKAKAAGMPLYQLLGGASRSRVRTYGHANGRDTVELLESVQQRIDEGFTAVRIQVGIPGLDKTYGVVSDPTSTAYEPANGHHRPEEELWDTERYLLSIPGVFAAVRERFGEDIALLHDVHHRLTPTEASRLARSLEPYHPFWIEDPSPAENTRLFRQLRQSTTVPIATGEIFNTVWDYGALIEERLIDFARSSVTHGGGLSAMKKLLDFASLFQVRSAIHGPSDISPVGFAAALHLDVAIHNFGIQEFMGYPSEVFDLFSVEYSFRDGYLHVGESPGLGVGFDVAAAKASEYRSAYLPVARLVDGTMHDW from the coding sequence ATGATCATTACCGATGCCGATGTCCACGTGACGGGCAGAGGCCGCAACTTTGTCACTCTCGTCGTGCGCACCGATGCAGGGGTCATCGGCCTGGGCGATGCGACGGTCAACGGCCGTGAACTCGCCGCCGCCTCTTACCTGCGCGATCATGTCGTCCCGCTGCTGGTCGGTCGTGATGCGTTCACCATCGAAGACACCTGGCAGTACCTCTACCGCGGCGCCTACTGGCGGCGCGGGCCCATCACGATGGCCGCGATCGCTGCGGTCGATGTCGCCCTGTGGGACATTAAGGCGAAAGCTGCCGGGATGCCGCTATACCAGTTGCTCGGAGGCGCCAGCCGAAGCCGGGTTCGTACGTACGGACACGCCAATGGACGGGACACGGTCGAGCTGCTCGAGTCGGTTCAGCAGAGGATCGACGAGGGTTTCACCGCTGTGCGAATCCAAGTCGGAATTCCGGGGCTAGATAAGACGTATGGCGTGGTTAGCGATCCAACTTCGACGGCGTATGAGCCCGCTAACGGTCATCATCGCCCCGAGGAGGAGCTCTGGGACACCGAGCGGTACCTTCTGAGCATTCCCGGTGTATTTGCAGCGGTGCGGGAGCGATTCGGTGAGGATATTGCTCTGTTGCACGACGTGCATCATCGGCTCACGCCCACCGAAGCGTCTCGGCTTGCCCGTTCGCTGGAGCCGTACCATCCTTTCTGGATCGAGGACCCTAGTCCAGCAGAGAACACTCGCCTGTTCCGGCAACTCCGGCAGAGCACGACCGTGCCCATCGCCACCGGCGAGATCTTCAACACGGTGTGGGATTACGGTGCCCTGATCGAAGAGCGGCTGATTGATTTCGCCCGCTCGTCGGTGACTCACGGCGGAGGCCTGAGCGCCATGAAGAAGTTGCTCGATTTCGCCTCCCTGTTCCAGGTTCGATCGGCCATTCACGGTCCCAGCGACATCTCTCCCGTTGGCTTCGCGGCGGCGCTCCATCTCGACGTTGCTATCCACAACTTCGGAATCCAGGAATTCATGGGCTACCCGTCGGAAGTCTTCGACCTGTTCTCCGTTGAGTACTCGTTCCGGGACGGCTACCTGCACGTGGGAGAATCGCCAGGTCTCGGCGTCGGCTTCGACGTTGCGGCGGCGAAAGCGAGCGAGTACAGATCGGCGTACCTCCCCGTGGCCCGACTCGTTGACGGGACTATGCATGATTGGTGA
- a CDS encoding sugar ABC transporter substrate-binding protein, giving the protein MEVLPLRLSHSRRELGDPRRRRRARAVALGAIAAAVSLVLAGCVGSGSGAESTQQASWALPAKDVTTTLKLWNYQSSPQEKQWWNAAVDSFKKEYPNVTIQTTIVPYASMTSKLLGSGVSKSIPDGVLYNPADSAKLYEAGIIQDITRGWSGFADKAKFPSSVIWKSGDKVLSVQGYINTTAIWYNKTILDKAGVSAPPKTIEEFGQALAAVKKAGFNGFLLSGQPNGSGEFDFLPWLYAYGQNYGKFDKATVEKVFAQFGQWIDAGYIPRDITNNNEGDNGNIFANGQYAFVQNGNWNLKGARSANYSFEWGVSDFPTGPSGAHGIGGGEGFSVGAGTKYPALVYKFFEHMLLNKQAQLDILAATGSLPVRSDAAEDPAIQSNPDLTVYAKVVKDLGSRPNTPKVSDFLNTMGKIWNSFAGGSISASEAADQVVSQLNNP; this is encoded by the coding sequence ATGGAAGTCTTACCCTTGCGCCTCAGCCACTCTCGCCGCGAGCTTGGCGATCCCCGGAGGCGAAGGCGGGCGCGAGCGGTCGCTCTCGGGGCGATCGCGGCTGCGGTCTCTCTTGTTCTTGCAGGTTGCGTCGGTTCCGGGTCGGGTGCGGAGAGCACTCAGCAGGCCAGTTGGGCGCTCCCCGCGAAGGATGTCACTACGACGCTTAAGCTCTGGAATTACCAGTCGAGCCCGCAGGAGAAGCAGTGGTGGAATGCGGCCGTGGACTCGTTCAAGAAGGAGTACCCGAACGTCACGATCCAGACGACGATCGTTCCCTACGCAAGCATGACGTCCAAGCTGCTCGGCAGCGGGGTCAGCAAGAGCATCCCCGATGGTGTCCTGTATAACCCGGCCGACAGCGCAAAGCTCTATGAAGCGGGCATCATCCAGGACATCACTCGTGGATGGTCCGGATTCGCGGATAAGGCAAAGTTCCCGTCGTCTGTCATCTGGAAGTCGGGGGACAAGGTTCTCTCGGTGCAGGGTTACATCAACACCACCGCCATCTGGTACAACAAGACCATCCTCGACAAGGCCGGCGTGAGTGCACCTCCGAAGACCATCGAAGAGTTCGGCCAGGCCTTGGCCGCGGTCAAGAAGGCAGGATTCAACGGATTCCTCCTGAGCGGCCAACCGAACGGTTCCGGCGAGTTCGATTTCCTGCCGTGGCTCTATGCGTACGGGCAGAATTACGGAAAGTTCGATAAGGCCACGGTCGAGAAGGTGTTTGCACAGTTCGGTCAGTGGATCGATGCCGGGTACATCCCGAGAGATATCACGAACAACAACGAGGGTGACAACGGCAACATCTTCGCGAATGGGCAGTACGCCTTCGTGCAGAACGGGAACTGGAACCTCAAGGGCGCGCGCTCCGCTAATTACTCGTTCGAATGGGGCGTGAGCGACTTTCCCACCGGCCCGAGCGGGGCACACGGAATCGGCGGTGGCGAAGGCTTCTCTGTCGGTGCTGGAACGAAGTATCCGGCCCTCGTGTACAAGTTCTTCGAGCACATGCTGCTGAACAAGCAGGCTCAACTGGACATTCTGGCCGCGACGGGCAGCCTTCCGGTTCGGAGCGATGCGGCGGAGGACCCGGCGATCCAGTCCAACCCCGACCTGACGGTCTACGCGAAGGTCGTCAAGGATCTCGGGTCGCGCCCGAACACGCCGAAGGTCAGTGACTTCCTCAACACCATGGGAAAGATCTGGAACTCGTTCGCAGGCGGGTCCATCAGCGCCTCCGAAGCCGCCGATCAAGTCGTCTCCCAATTGAACAATCCGTGA
- a CDS encoding alpha-amylase family glycosyl hydrolase has translation MTTTTSTPTVQRIVENGEMVLSSEFSTLAVHVSTATGLPTALALAEDGGAEVELVSSAILVTGGMDRRGALGKLEYDGAHSDSGLEVVGEPTSRLVRGGRVFSIPVRLAGWAGEVRYTFRAVSPRVEWSWSWWPADGAEDLREFVLHLKVRTTAKDEWSIDIPGAPLRADAPLSAVGASTPVATVGGLRGSSAMFALTHAPSAASVVLWPRSVDEIGSLRFVVDEDSAGVEYATGVAGIAAVGNRLDFETVAIDLVLDSDPLRNASGWYGRAGISTPQDRPSWTAGATIYEAQIGTSIFAGGTWTYSPYPEAHDLFVDLPRIHALGFDTIQLMPRQPFPSYNVIDYDDIDTSYGAEDELRRIVAWCHEHGMRVILDVLLHGVIDRESFQQVVDAVKSGPWADLVGSSADEIRQRHLTEEQKYALSWSRHILDFEAAWFSGSAERHPLADEHPEWFCRDARGNIIGIYTKAFDMSHPGWQRYFTEKMLALVDRLNIDGFRFDAPGYNEFPNWSSRSATRPGLQTLGAVELFEHMRVALHSRNSALMMYTEPSGPLWRQSMDINYNYDESWLLDSLAGTGGDHPASRVRTGSELALWLHRRDRALPPGSVTAHHIDSHDTFWWPLPGEKWRREQFGLTAARGFMTLFALSGGPYMMFVGGEIGLEDAVEQVNRLRRERPELAAGQHRFGVPAVGGDIFSVSHSLAGKVMSTLLVNASHASAVVEVGMSEVGLGVWSDALSGDRFESAGSSARMEFGPFQARFLTLEAAAE, from the coding sequence ATGACCACCACGACGAGTACGCCCACCGTTCAGCGGATTGTCGAGAACGGGGAGATGGTTCTGTCCTCTGAGTTCTCCACGCTCGCGGTCCATGTATCGACAGCGACCGGTCTCCCCACGGCGCTCGCCCTAGCGGAAGATGGCGGCGCGGAAGTCGAGCTCGTCTCCTCCGCGATCCTCGTCACGGGAGGTATGGATCGGCGGGGGGCGCTGGGCAAGCTCGAATACGACGGTGCCCACTCGGATAGTGGCCTGGAAGTCGTGGGTGAGCCCACGTCGCGCCTGGTACGCGGCGGGCGCGTATTCAGCATCCCGGTCCGGCTCGCCGGGTGGGCGGGGGAGGTGCGGTACACCTTCCGTGCTGTCTCGCCGCGCGTGGAGTGGTCCTGGTCCTGGTGGCCCGCGGACGGCGCAGAGGACCTGCGGGAGTTCGTTCTGCACCTGAAAGTGAGAACCACCGCGAAGGATGAGTGGTCGATCGACATCCCGGGTGCCCCTCTGCGTGCCGATGCTCCTCTAAGCGCGGTCGGCGCCTCGACGCCTGTGGCGACTGTCGGCGGCTTGCGGGGATCCAGTGCCATGTTCGCGCTCACTCACGCCCCCTCTGCGGCGTCGGTCGTCCTCTGGCCGCGCTCCGTCGACGAGATCGGCTCTCTCAGGTTCGTCGTCGACGAGGATTCCGCGGGGGTGGAGTACGCGACTGGTGTGGCCGGCATAGCAGCAGTGGGCAACCGCCTGGACTTCGAGACCGTCGCGATCGATCTCGTCTTGGATTCGGATCCGTTGCGCAACGCCTCGGGTTGGTATGGGCGGGCGGGTATCTCGACACCCCAGGACCGCCCTTCCTGGACGGCGGGCGCCACCATCTATGAAGCGCAGATCGGCACGTCGATCTTCGCAGGCGGCACGTGGACGTACTCTCCATATCCCGAGGCGCACGATCTTTTCGTCGATCTGCCTCGGATCCACGCTCTGGGTTTCGACACGATCCAGCTCATGCCTCGCCAGCCCTTCCCGAGCTACAACGTGATCGATTACGACGACATCGACACCAGTTACGGGGCGGAGGACGAGCTTCGACGCATTGTGGCCTGGTGTCACGAACACGGCATGCGGGTGATCCTCGACGTGCTGCTGCACGGCGTCATCGATAGGGAATCATTCCAGCAGGTGGTCGATGCGGTGAAGAGCGGCCCCTGGGCAGATCTTGTCGGATCGTCAGCGGACGAAATCCGTCAGCGCCATCTCACGGAGGAGCAGAAGTACGCCCTCTCTTGGAGTCGCCATATTCTGGATTTCGAGGCAGCTTGGTTCTCGGGATCAGCCGAGCGCCACCCTCTGGCCGACGAGCACCCAGAGTGGTTCTGCCGGGACGCGCGCGGCAACATCATCGGTATCTACACCAAAGCCTTCGACATGTCGCACCCCGGCTGGCAGCGGTACTTTACCGAGAAGATGCTCGCGCTCGTGGATCGGCTCAACATCGACGGGTTCCGCTTTGACGCTCCGGGCTATAACGAGTTCCCCAACTGGTCCTCTCGGTCTGCGACGCGGCCGGGCCTGCAGACGCTCGGCGCCGTGGAATTGTTCGAGCACATGAGGGTGGCGCTCCACTCCCGGAATAGCGCACTCATGATGTACACCGAACCGAGCGGTCCGCTGTGGCGGCAGTCGATGGACATCAATTACAACTATGACGAGTCCTGGCTTCTGGACTCGCTTGCCGGAACGGGAGGGGATCATCCCGCGAGTCGCGTCCGGACCGGGTCCGAATTGGCATTGTGGCTGCACCGGCGCGATCGCGCGCTGCCCCCGGGATCGGTGACGGCTCACCACATCGACTCCCACGACACCTTCTGGTGGCCGCTGCCGGGCGAGAAATGGCGTCGTGAGCAATTCGGACTCACCGCCGCTCGCGGGTTCATGACGCTGTTTGCCCTGTCGGGAGGTCCGTACATGATGTTCGTCGGAGGAGAGATCGGCTTGGAGGATGCGGTCGAGCAGGTCAACCGCTTGCGGCGTGAGCGTCCGGAGCTGGCGGCTGGTCAGCACCGTTTTGGAGTGCCCGCGGTGGGCGGCGACATCTTCTCCGTCAGCCATAGCTTGGCGGGGAAAGTCATGTCCACTCTGTTGGTCAATGCGTCGCACGCATCCGCGGTCGTCGAGGTCGGAATGAGTGAGGTTGGGCTAGGAGTGTGGTCCGATGCGCTCAGCGGGGATCGGTTCGAGAGTGCCGGGTCGTCCGCGCGGATGGAGTTCGGTCCGTTCCAAGCCCGGTTTCTCACTTTGGAGGCCGCGGCAGAATGA